One Pseudomonas brassicacearum genomic region harbors:
- a CDS encoding PA1571 family protein: MSLQHSSDDKIQVIRTQPDQSLGCSFIDAQGREVPITEDMIQKACSELEKRLVKPAEQK; this comes from the coding sequence ATGTCCTTGCAACACAGCAGCGACGACAAGATTCAAGTGATCCGCACGCAACCGGACCAGTCCCTGGGCTGCTCGTTTATCGACGCCCAAGGGCGCGAAGTACCGATCACTGAAGACATGATCCAGAAGGCGTGCAGCGAACTGGAAAAACGCCTGGTCAAACCTGCCGAACAAAAGTGA